From a single Miscanthus floridulus cultivar M001 chromosome 8, ASM1932011v1, whole genome shotgun sequence genomic region:
- the LOC136470745 gene encoding CASP-like protein 1U2 gives MYGSDCHVMDDPPAVPNGSKVVTLLFRLSTLALALTSAVVMATASECTIYGDLHDGAGTATTVTFKDYQPFVYLVGSNIAATILEVAAIYLQVVTGNKQGGDANDEEDAPPPPMINPRDVLVAADVAVQVLLYSATGAVFAAAMAYGPQISSCAGAGAGHLCEQVRRSKIISLAASLSAGLASIAKDVPLPFSVWPHM, from the exons ATGTACGGTTCCGACTGCCATGTGATGGACGACCCCCCGGCGGTGCCAAATGGTTCCAAGGTGGTGACCCTGCTGTTCCGCCTGTCCACGCTGGCGCTGGCGCTCACCTCGGCGGTCGTCATGGCCACCGCCAGCGAGTGCACCATCTACGGCGACCTCCACGACGGCGCCGGCACCGCCACTACCGTCACCTTCAAGGATTACCAGCCCTTCGT ATACCTTGTAGGGTCCAACATCGCAGCGACGATCCTGGAGGTGGCCGCGATCTACCTACAGGTCGTCACCGGCAACAAGCAGGGCGGCGACGCCAACGACGAGGAggatgcgccgccgccgcccatgatTAATCCCCGGGACGTCCTGGTTGCCGCCGACGTCGCTGTGCAGGTGCTGCTCTACTCCGCCACCGGCGCGGTGTTCGCGGCGGCGATGGCCTACGGCCCGCAGATCAGCTcctgcgccggcgccggcgccggccacTTGTGCGAGCAGGTGCGCAGGTCCAAGATCATCTCCTTGGCCGCCAGCCTCTCCGCCGGCCTCGCCTCCATCGCCAAGGACGTCCCGCTGCCCTTCTCCGTCTGGCCCCATATGTAG